In a single window of the Candidatus Tiamatella incendiivivens genome:
- a CDS encoding phosphoribosyltransferase encodes MVKVPVKLVSWDEIVEWTYRLSRIISDNGWRPNVIVPVARGGYVPARLLADFLDVNNMLSVQSQHWTEAAKAEERAILKYPFKVDLNGENVLVVDDIVDTGETLKLARNYVSENWNPGEVKTASLQWISSVAKFEPDYYYLEVKDWAWFQYPWTRLEDLKDFIKRTLREDERLKTGFALETLEEIFVEWYGIKPKEFGFYWSEAIRELVKTGYLKKGTP; translated from the coding sequence TTGGTTAAGGTTCCTGTTAAACTTGTGTCTTGGGATGAAATAGTGGAATGGACCTATAGGTTGTCCCGTATTATTTCAGACAACGGCTGGAGGCCTAACGTTATTGTGCCTGTTGCTCGGGGTGGATATGTGCCTGCCAGGCTTTTAGCTGATTTCCTTGACGTCAACAATATGCTTAGTGTGCAGAGCCAGCATTGGACTGAGGCTGCAAAAGCTGAGGAGAGGGCTATTCTCAAGTACCCGTTTAAAGTGGATTTAAACGGCGAGAATGTTCTAGTTGTAGATGATATAGTTGATACAGGTGAAACGCTGAAACTTGCACGGAATTACGTTTCCGAGAACTGGAATCCTGGAGAAGTAAAAACTGCGTCTCTCCAGTGGATAAGTAGTGTGGCTAAATTTGAGCCTGACTATTATTATCTAGAAGTTAAGGATTGGGCATGGTTCCAATACCCTTGGACAAGGCTTGAGGATCTCAAAGACTTTATAAAGAGAACCCTTCGTGAGGATGAGAGGCTTAAAACAGGATTCGCTCTAGAGACTCTTGAAGAGATATTTGTGGAGTGGTATGGAATAAAGCCAAAAGAATTTGGTTTCTACTGGAGTGAAGCAATACGTGAACTAGTTAAGACGGGATATTTAAAGAAAGGAACCCCATAA